Proteins from a single region of Ogataea parapolymorpha DL-1 chromosome IV, whole genome shotgun sequence:
- a CDS encoding ATP-dependent RNA helicase DOB1: MDLFGAFENPDLENIVPEELPKADDPKGIKRTNSESKNGSQKKPKVEKKEQEENGEKVVPIVADTLEIEASREVDASSGLLASTDTDASKVKLRHQVRHQVAVPPGYDYVPIGQHKRKTEARTYPFTLDPFQDTSISCIDRQESVLVSAHTSAGKTVVAEYAIAQSLRDKQRVIYTSPIKALSNQKYRELQADFGDVGLMTGDVTINPDAGCLVMTTEILRSMLYRGSEIMREVAWVIFDEVHYMRDKSRGVVWEETIILLPDNVHHVFLSATIPNAMEFAEWICKVHNQPCHVVYTDFRPTPLQHYLFPADGEGIHLVVDEKGTFREENFQKAMASISNKMGDDPGAIETKNGKSWKGGVKEGKSDIYKIVKMIWMKKYNPVIVFSFSKRDCEALAMKMSKLDFNTDEEREMLTKIFNNAISILSDDDKELPQIKHILPLLRRGIGIHHSGLLPILKEIIEILFQEGFLKVLFATETFSIGLNMPAKTVVFTSVRKWDGNGFRWVSGGEYIQMSGRAGRRGLDDRGIVIMMIDEKMEPQVAKGMVKGVADRLDSAFHLGYNMILNLMRVEGISPEFMLGSSFFQFQNSISEPELKKQLAKYEQELDSIVIDDMENIKEYYELQKQLDQYNEDVRKIVTHPGNILPHLKGGRLVEVNINGMDYGWAIVIDFSKRNNKRNQAQYSDHESYVVNVFVNTMFVDSPVNLIKPFQVQLVEGIRPAKEGEETRSEVIPITLDSIKKISSCRSILPQDMKNSQARKTLRKALKEIVKRHPDGLPILDPVTKMHIKDEEFKVLLRKIEILESKLHSNPLAQSARLKELYDQYSHRMSIVDKINETKKKISEVQSLIQMDDLKHRKRVLRRLGFTTQDDIVEMKGRVACEISTGDELLLTELIFNGTFNELDPSQCAALLSCFVFQERTKVTPRLKPELAEPLKALKEMASKIAKVCRECKLEVVEKDYVESFKPDLMEVVYAWCQGASFTQICIMTDVYEGSLIRSFRRLEELIKQLVDAARTIGNVALEEKLTRSAELIHRDIVSAASLYL; encoded by the coding sequence ATGGATCTCTTTGGGGCCTTTGAAAATCCAGACCTGGAAAACATTGTTCCAGAAGAACTTCCAAAAGCTGATGACCCAAAGGGAATTAAAAGAACCAACTCAGAATCCAAGAACGGATCACAAAAGAAGCCaaaagttgaaaaaaagGAACAAGAGGAAAATGGCGAAAAAGTAGTCCCTATCGTGGCGGACACGTTGGAAATCGAAGCTTCCCGAGAGGTCGATGCCTCTAGTGGACTGCTCGCATCAACAGATACAGACGCCTCGAAAGTCAAGTTACGACACCAGGTGCGACACCAGGTTGCAGTGCCTCCAGGATACGACTACGTTCCCATTGGGCAACACAAACGGAAAACTGAGGCTCGTACATATCCGTTCACACTTGATCCCTTCCAAGACACATCCATTTCCTGTATAGACCGTCAGGAATCTGTCTTAGTCAGTGCTCACACCTCTGCTGGTAAGACTGTGGTTGCAGAATACGCTATTGCCCAATCGCTTAGAGACAAACAACGTGTAATTTATACATCTCCAATCAAGGCTTTGAGCAACCAGAAGTACCGTGAATTACaagctgattttggtgaTGTTGGGTTAATGACTGGAGATGTGACGATCAATCCTGATGCCGGATGTTTGGTGATGACGACTGAAATTCTGAGATCCATGCTTTATAGAGGTTCTGAGATTATGAGAGAAGTTGCCTGGGTTATCTTCGACGAGGTTCACTACATGCGTGACAAGAGCAGAGGTGTCGTTTGGGAAGAAACCATCATTCTGCTCCCCGACAATGTCCATCACGTGTTCCTATCTGCTACCATTCCGAACGCTATGGAGTTTGCTGAATGGATATGCAAAGTTCACAACCAGCCTTGTCACGTGGTCTACACAGATTTCCGCCCCACTCCATTGCAGCATTACCTTTTCCCTGCTGACGGGGAAGGCATACAtctggttgttgatgaaaagGGAACTTTTAGAGAGGAGAACTTCCAGAAGGCCATGGCATCGATTTCAAACAAAATGGGAGACGACCCAGGAGCTATTGAGACGAAAAATGGCAAGTCCTGGAAAGGAGGTGTCAAGGAAGGAAAGTCTGACATTTACAAGATCGTCAAGATGATTTGgatgaaaaaatacaacCCTGTCATTGttttctcgttcagcaAACGTGATTGTGAGGCTCTTGCTATGAAGATGTCGAAGCTTGATTTTAATACTGATGAGGAGCGCGAGATGCTCACCAAGATCTTCAATAATGCGATCAGCATTCtttccgacgacgacaaaGAGTTACCGCAGATCAAACACATTCTGCCGCTATTGCGTCGTGGTATCGGCATCCACCACTCTGGACTGCTCCCTATTTTGAAGGAAATCATTGAGATTTTATTTCAAGAGGGATTTCTGAAAGTTCTGTTCGCGACGGAGACCTTTTCCATTGGATTGAATATGCCAGCCAAGACTGTTGTGTTCACGTCCGTGCGTAAATGGGACGGAAATGGGTTCAGATGGGTTTCTGGAGGAGAGTATATTCAGATGtctggacgtgctggtcGTCGTGGTTTGGATGACCGCGGTATAGTGATTATGatgatcgacgagaaaatGGAGCCTCAGGTTGCCAAGGGCATGGTGAAAGGTGTTGCTGACAGGTTGGACTCCGCATTTCATTTGGGCTACAACATGATTTTGAACCTGATGCGCGTGGAAGGTATCTCGCCAGAATTCATGCTGGggagctcttttttccagTTCCAAAATTCGATTTCCGAGCCAGAATTGAAGAAACAACTTGCCAAGTATGAACAAGAGTTGGATTCTATTGTGATTGACGACATGGAAAACATTAAGGAGTATTACGAGctacagaaacagctggacCAGTATAACGAAGATGTGCGTAAGATTGTCACTCATCCAGGTAACATTTTGCCCCACCTGAAAGGCGGTCGTTTGGTGGAGGTGAACATTAATGGAATGGATTACGGTTGGGCAATTGTAATTGATTTCTCGAAGCGCAACAACAAGCGCAACCAGGCGCAATACAGCGACCATGAGTCTTATGTGGTGAACGTTTTTGTGAACACTATGTTTGTGGACTCTCCAGTGAACCTGATCAAACCTTTCCAGGTGCAATTGGTTGAAGGAATCCGCCCAGCGAAAGAAGGAGAGGAAACGCGGAGCGAGGTAATCCCGATCACGTTGGACtccatcaaaaaaataagcAGCTGTCGTTCAATCTTGCCGCAAGACATGAAGAATAGCCAGGCACGCAAGACACTGCGCAAGGCGTTGAAGGAGATTGTGAAGAGACACCCAGATGGGCTTCCTATTTTGGACCCTGTCACCAAAATGCATATCAAAGAtgaggagttcaaggtTTTGCTCCGGAAGATCGAAATTCTGGAAAGCAAACTCCACTCTAACCCGCTTGCGCAATCTGCACGACTCAAGGAACTGTACGACCAATATTCGCATCGGATGAGCATTGTGGATAAGATCAACGAgacaaaaaagaagatcagtGAAGTGCAGTCTCTCATTCAAATGGATGACCTGAAACACCGCAAGAGAGTGCTTAGACGACTAGGGTTCACGACGCAAGATGATATTGTTGAGATGAAGGGCCGTGTTGCATGCGAGATTAGCACGGGAGACGAATTGCTGCTGACCGAGTTGATATTCAACGGAACgttcaacgagctggatcCATCACAGTGTGCGGCCCTATTATCGTGCTTCGTCTTTCAGGAACGTACCAAGGTGACCCCTAGACTCAAGCCAGAGCTTGCGGAGCCACTTAAGGCGTTGAAGGAGATGGCCTCGAAGATTGCAAAAGTTTGCAGAGAGTGCAAACTGgaggttgttgagaaagATTACGTGGAGTCGTTCAAGCCGGATTTGATGGAAGTGGTTTATGCTTGGTGTCAGGGAGCCTCGTTCACGCAGATATGTATTATGACAGACGTTTACGAAGGTTCGCTGATCAGAAGTTTTAGGCGTTTGGAAGAGTTGATCAAGCAGTTGGTGGATGCTGCCAGAACCATCGGAAACGTTGCCTTGGAGGAAAAGCTGACCAGGTCGGCTGAGTTGATTCACAGAGACATTGTTTCTGCTGCATCGTTGTATTTGTAG